The following are encoded together in the Coffea arabica cultivar ET-39 chromosome 1c, Coffea Arabica ET-39 HiFi, whole genome shotgun sequence genome:
- the LOC113731980 gene encoding uncharacterized protein, producing the protein MEESETYPKDYYSQEPRRTTSDPTSSYASSSTTSVHVTALDGLVNVNSLFTIAVFVGLSLTTPHQHSLENSACDAGIDVAKKLLVFEVVSFSFFLFSSLIAQGLKLAINLLNSKDVDEAFRAHISLRVLRFGMLGSAIGSVMGCLFLMLSMVNVIEIRLGMLSCGSKSTVHAVTALIVLVSSALLVYISTALYAFLH; encoded by the exons ATGGAAGA ATCTGAGACATATCCGAAAGACTATTACTCTCAAGAACCCAGAAGAACCACCTCAGACCCCACCTCCAGCTACgcctcctcctccaccaccaGTGTCCACGTGACAGCCCTTGATGGCCTAGTCAATGTTAATTCACTCTTCACAATAGCAGTATTTGTGGGGCTATCTTTAACCACCCCACACCAGCACAGCCTTGAAAATTCAGCTTGTGATGCCGGCATCGATGTGGCCAAGAAACTCCTTGTATTTGAGGTCGTGTCCTTTAGTTTCTTCCTCTTCTCATCCCTCATAGCTCAAGGCCTCAAGCTAGCCATCAATCTTTTGAATAGTAAAGATGTTGATGAGGCCTTTAGAGCCCACATCAGTTTGAGGGTCCTGAGATTTGGGATGTTGGGCTCTGCAATTGGATCAGTAATGGGGTGCTTGTTCTTGATGCTTTCCATGGTGAATGTGATTGAAATAAGGCTGGGGATGTTGTCTTGTGGGAGTAAATCTACAGTTCATGCTGTTACTGCTTTGATTGTTCTGGTGTCGTCTGCTCTGTTGGTTTACATTTCAACTGCTCTGTACGCTTTTCTGCATTAG
- the LOC113731987 gene encoding putative pentatricopeptide repeat-containing protein At5g59200, chloroplastic, giving the protein MSCLTLQASALTFPAPPYSNTLSNDSQDNASKNISSISLLRKCRTFKEIPPIHANILKNGHQNDPFIVFELLRMCSKTNSINYAFEIFHHIREPNVYLYTVLIDGVVLSGLYLDSIRIYCQMVEDLILPDNYVISSVLKACGFQMELKFGREIHGQATKLGLCSNRSVKLRLIELYGKCREFQDAKRVFGEMPERDVVAATVMISCYSDHGLAEKAVDVFNLVRIKDAVCWTAIIDGLVRNGEMSKALKFFRRMQREGVRPNEVTCVCILSACAQLGALELGKWVHSYLEMHDIDVNHLVGSALITMYSRCGDIDEAERIFNVLRERDVTTYNSLIMGCALNGKSGKAVEMFQGMITKGIRPTNITFIGVLTACSHGGLVDLAFDIFDSMETKHGIEPEIEHCGCMVDLLGRVGHLEDAYKFIWSMKITSDHIIWGSLLSACRIHKHFDIGERVAQVLVDIGDADSATFILLSNFYAAQGKWEAAAQARVKLQDGGVRKEPGCSSIEVENEIHEFLLGDTRHPKREEIYKKLEDLNQMLRLKGYSPDTEVISQDIGDQEKKWALAIHSERLAICYGLISTKPHTTIRVVKNLRVCSDCHSAIKLITEITGRNIVLRDRNRFHHFENGICSCGDYW; this is encoded by the coding sequence ATGAGTTGTTTAACGCTGCAAGCGAGCGCGCTAACCTTCCCTGCCCCGCCATACTCAAACACCCTTTCTAATGATTCCCAGGATAATGCCAGTAAGAACATTAGTAGCATATCTTTGTTACGGAAATGCAGAACTTTCAAAGAAATTCCTCCAATCCACGCTAATATCCTTAAAAATGGCCACCAGAATGACCCCTTTATCGTATTCGAGCTGCTTCGCATGTGTTCCAAAACCAATTCAATTAACTATGCTTTCGAGATTTTCCACCATATCCGGGAACCCAACGTCTATCTTTACACTGTCCTCATTGATGGCGTCGTGTTATCTGGATTATATCTTGACAGCATTAGAATTTACTGTCAAATGGTTGAGGATCTCATTTTACCGGACAACTATGTAATCAGTTCCGTACTCAAGGCATGCGGGTTTCAAATGGAATTGAAATTTGGTAGGGAGATTCACGGCCAGGCTACCAAACTTGGGTTGTGCTCAAACCGCTCTGTCAAGTTAAGGTTAATAGAACTTTATGGGAAATGCCGCGAATTTCAAGATGCGAAGAGGGTGTTTGGTGAAATGCCTGAGAGAGATGTGGTCGCCGCGACTGTAATGATTTCGTGTTATAGCGATCATGGATTGGCCGAGAAGGCGGTTGATGTTTTTAATTTGGTGAGGATTAAGGACGCGGTTTGTTGGACTGCAATAATCGATGGATTGGTAAGGAATGGGGAAATGAGCAAGGCTTTGAAGTTTTTCAGGCGTATGCAGAGGGAGGGTGTGAGACCAAATGAAGTTACCTGTGTTTGCATCTTATCTGCATGCGCACAGTTGGGAGCATTAGAACTTGGTAAATGGGTTCATTCTTACCTGGAGATGCATGATATTGATGTTAATCATTTAGTTGGCTCGGCTTTGATCACCATGTATTCACGGTGTGGGGATATTGATGAAGCTGAGAGAATCTTCAATGTTTTGCGAGAAAGAGATGTCACCACTTACAATTCATTGATTATGGGGTGTGCGTTGAATGGGAAAAGTGGAAAGGCTGTTGAGATGTTTCAAGGAATGATAACCAAAGGGATCAGACCAACCAACATTACCTTCATTGGTGTTTTGACTGCATGTAGTCATGGTGGTTTGGTGGATTTGGCATTTGACATCTTTGACAGCATGGAAACAAAACACGGAATTGAACCCGAAATTGAGCACTGTGGATGCATGGTCGATCTTCTTGGCCGAGTTGGTCATCTCGAGGATGCTTACAAGTTCATCTGGAGTATGAAAATAACCTCAGACCATATAATATGGGGATCACTGTTGAGCGCTTGCAGAATTCATAAGCATTTTGATATAGGAGAAAGAGTTGCACAAGTTCTAGTTGACATTGGAGATGCCGATTCAGCTACCTTTATTCTTCTCTCCAATTTCTATGCCGCTCAGGGAAAATGGGAAGCAGCGGCACAAGCAAGGGTAAAGTTGCAGGATGGAGGTGTACGAAAGGAACCAGGTTGCAGTTCTATTGAAGTGGAAAATGAGATTCAtgagttccttctgggagacaCTAGACACCCGAAAAGGGAAGAAATCTACAAAAAACTTGAGGACTTGAACCAGATGTTGAGGTTAAAGGGTTATTCTCCAGATACAGAGGTGATTTCACAGGATATTGGGGATCAAGAGAAAAAGTGGGCTTTAGCCATACACAGCGAGAGGCTTGCAATATGCTATGGATTGATTTCCACCAAGCCACATACCACAATAAGGGTTGTAAAAAATTTGAGGGTTTGCAGTGACTGCCATTCTGCTATCAAGCTCATTACAGAAATAACTGGGAGAAATATTGTCTTGAGAGATCGCAATAGGTTTCACCATTTTGAAAATGGTATCTGTTCTTGTGGTGATTATTGgtga